The proteins below come from a single Necator americanus strain Aroian chromosome V, whole genome shotgun sequence genomic window:
- a CDS encoding hypothetical protein (NECATOR_CHRV.G19119.T1), with amino-acid sequence MESLATTIRFVTLNCRTLSSELRQAALSRLLRYLCVPFAALQETRMGDRPVYCCDADENKVVSTHAPTKAAEDNSKDAFYDELNALMSKMPSQQVVIVGIDANAKMGLEQQSDVLGKWYYPAERTSDNGDRLVNLYEQMGLIIASTFKRNHQRNQLTWQGLTLLTPEEQRKRKMRTLKLQLDHVLARNIP; translated from the exons atggaatctttggcaacaaccattcgtttcgtcacgctgaactgccgaacattatcgagtgaactccgaCAAGCCGCCCTATcgagacttctgcgatatctctgtgtgccttttgctgcactgcaggaaacacgcatgggAGATCGGCCCGTATACTGctgcgatgctgatgagaacaag GTCGTAAGTACTCACGCACCTACGAAagccgctgaggacaacagtaaagacgccttctatgatgaactcaatgcgttgatgtctaaaatgccaagccagcaggtggtcattgtcggaatcgacgcaaatgcgaagatgggactcgaacagcaatccgatgtgctaggaaaatggtattatccagcggagcgcacgtcggacaacggtgaccgtctggtcaaCTTGTACGAACAGATGGGTCttatcatcgcttccacgtttaagaggaatcatcaacgcaatcagctcacgtggcaggggttaactcttttaacgcctgaagagcagcgcaagcggaagatgaggactcttaaacttcagctcgaccaCGTtttggcgaggaacattccttag
- a CDS encoding hypothetical protein (NECATOR_CHRV.G19120.T1) yields MDAERNSADECIHVGVRTRKKLSDADSFTKCIQDAAKETLPVLLRRNKLAFASAETKSTYNSVCAARSAGDFNQEKRLRRKLRRQLQQDRDNEWMSRAMKFEKAREDRNPRKAYALLKQYSGRMKRCSPVLNTADGVAVGEVTLPIWRDHFKMLLNRQAPLAPEHEDFHGPTRALNEEPPTESEVLVCIQKMKNGKSGGDDGISAEMLKYLPPSGIREMTNIIRSIWIDEKIPDSWRHAIIIPLHKKLSVTDPRNYRGISLLRVMCKALERIILDRLIKHREETTRDEQAGFCPGRSTINHRQGSDRNLAAVFEAIATSVSGL; encoded by the coding sequence atggatgcagaacgaaattccgccgaTGAGtgtattcatgttggagtacggaccagaaagaagcttagcgatgcggattccttcacaaagtgcatccaggacgctgcaaaggaaactctcccggttctattgcggCGGAATAAgcttgcctttgcatctgcagaaacaaaatccacgtacaattctgtatgtgccgCGCGCAgtgctggtgacttcaaccaggaaaagcgtcttagaaggaagctgcgtcgtcaactgcaacaagaccgcgataacgagtggatgtcaagagcgatgaagtttgagaaggcgagggaggacaggaacccgcggaaagcctatgctctactaaaacagtatagcggcagaatgaaaagatgttctccagtaCTCAACACTGCCgatggagtagctgtcggtgaagtaacccttccaatttggagggatcacttcaagatgttgctgaaccggcaagcgccgTTAGCTCCTGAACACGAGGACTTTCATGGGCCGACACGTGCGcttaacgaggaaccaccgaccgagtcggaggttctagtctgtatccaaaaaatgaagaatggaaaatctggtggagatgatgggattagcgcagaaatgctaaaatatcttcctccgtctgggattcgtgagatgacaaacatcattcgttcaatatggatagacgaaaagatacctgactcgtggagacacgctatcataattcccctccacaagaagttatccgtcacggaccctaggaattatcgaggaatctctttgctgcgtgttatgtgcAAGGCATtagagcgcattatcctggaccgactcattaaacatcgcgaagaaacaacgcgcgacgagcaagctggcttttgtcctggccgatctacgattaaCCATCGTCAGGGGAGTGaccgaaatctggcagcggtgtTCGAAGCCattgcaactagcgtttctggactttga
- a CDS encoding hypothetical protein (NECATOR_CHRV.G19121.T1), which produces MRRTVDQCPADTVLAPSGYPLVDLEYADDVVIFAESSTKLQHVVNLVSKLAAAYGLRLRPDRRKQMWISSRHRTGIRVDGQPIELVDEFCYLGCTLKNNGSYERDVQQRCAKATSAFNSLTKCLWSTPITDEVKLRVYLSAIRPHHDVWIGSTI; this is translated from the coding sequence atgcgaagaacagtcgaccagtgtcctgccgacactgtcttagcaccatcagggtacCCCTTGgttgatctcgagtacgccgacgatgttgttatattcgcggaaagcagtacgaaacttcaacatgttgtcaaccttgtatcgaagctggctgcagcctatggactacgtctacgccctgatagaCGCAAGCaaatgtggatctcttcgagacatcgaacgggaatcagggtggacggacaaccgatagaactcgtcgatgagttctgttacctgggttgtacgctgaagaacaacggtagctacgagagagatgtacagcaaagatgcgctaaggccacttctgcattcaactccttaacgaaatgcctgtggtcgacccccatcaccgacgaagtcaagctgcgagtctacctatccgcaattcgcccccatcatgatgtatggATCGGCAGCACCATCTAA